The DNA segment CATTGGATGGGCCTTGCCAGCTTCTGGAGCACCGGCAGTTCCCACACCGGCTGGTAGGCGGCCACGCAGATCAGCACGAGCGTGACGGCGAAGGCGAGCACCGAGTCGCCACCAGGCGGGTGCTTGTCGTGCGCGATGAGTACGACGCCCAGCATGAGATAGAGCTGGGTGAAGCTCATCCTGCCCTTGGACCAGCGGAAGATCGCCACACCGGCGACCAGCAGGTGGGCCCTGTTCAGCCCGGTGCCGTCGAGCGCCATGCTGAGCCACTGCGGAGGCGCCTGCCCCGGCCCCATGAACAGGTAACGCGCCGCGAGCGGAACCAGCAGCACGAGCCACAGCACCACCGAGGCCGCGGTCCCCCGCACCTTGGCCTTCCAGGCCAGCAGGCCGATCGCGGTGAAACCGGCCACCTGCACGGGAACGGTCCAGTGCGAGAGGTCGATGTACTGGACGTCGGCCAGCAACGTGTGCACGAGCCCGAGGTTGCCGACAAGGTCGCCGTAGGAGGGCCGGGGCAGGCCCTCCGGCGCGAACAGCAGGGTGATGCCGAAGATGAACACCACGGCGACCCAGAACGCGGGCAGCAGCCTGGCCAGCCTGCGGAACCACCAGCGCAACGGCGTCGACTTCCCGATGGTCATCGCGGCGAAGTAACCGGAGATGACGATGAGAATCGAGGCCCCGAACGGGAAGTCCATCTGAAGCGGGCCCGGCGGCAGCTCAAGGCCGGGAAGGGTCAGCGGCGCGAGGAAGGTGACGTGGAAGGCCAGCACGGCGACGATGCCGAGCACTCTGATCGCGTCCCAGCTGATGTGCCGGGTGCTCTTGGGTTTGGCCTGCTCCTGCCGGTCCGCAGGAGACCCAGCTGGTGCTGAGGACGCCGCGACTTCCTGAGTGTCCACCACGAGATCGGGAGCTTAGGGCACGAACACCTTCCGAGCGCCGCCGGGTCAGGCGCCGACGGCGCGCCGGAGATCCCCGGAGCGGGCCGTGCTCTCCCACGGCAGATCGAGTTCCGGCCTGCCGAAGTGGCCGTAGGCCGACGTCGGCGTGTAGATGGGGCGCAGCAGGTCCAGGTCGCGGATGATCGCGGCCGGGCGAAGGTCGAACACCTCGTTGATCGCCGCCTGGATCTTGACGGGATCGACGGTCTCCGTTCCGAAGGTCTCGACGAACAAACCGACCGGAGCCGCCTTGCCGATGGCGTAGGCGACCTGCACCTCGACCCTGCCCGCGAGTCCGGCGGCGACGATGTTCTTGGCGACCCAGCGCATCGCGTAGGCGGCGGACCGGTCGACCTTGGAGGGGTCCTTGCCGGAGAACGCGCCACCACCGTGGCGAGCCATCCCGCCGTAGGTGTCCACGATGATCTTGCGACCGGTCAGCCCCGCGTCGCCCATCGGACCGCCCACCACGAACCGGCCCGTCGGGTTGACGAGCAGCCTGGCATCGCCGCTGTCGAGGTCGACCCCGGAAAGCACGGGCGCGACGACGTGTTCCTTGACGTCGACGCCGAGCATCTTGTCGAGGTCGATGCCCTCGGCGTGCTGGCTGGAGACGACGACGGTGTCGAGCCGCACCGCCTGCTCGCCCGCGTACTCGATGGTCACCTGGGTCTTGCCGTCGGGCCGCAGGTAGGGCAGCACGCCCTCCTTGCGGACGGCGGTCAGCCGCTGCGAGAGCCGGTGTGCCAGCGCGATCGGCAAGGGCATCAACTCAGGAGTGTCCGAGCACGCATACCCGAACATCAACCCCTGATCACCAGCACCCTGCTTGTCCAAATCGTCGAGCGCGTTCTCCAACCGCGACTCATACGCCGTATCCACACCCTGCGCGATATCCGGCGACTGCGACCCGATCGCCACATTCACCCCACACGACGTCCCGTCGAACCCCTTCGCCGACGAGTCGTACCCGATCTCCAGAACCTTCTCCCTGACGATCGTCGGGATGTCGGCGTAGGCGTCGGTGGTCACCTCGCCGGCGACATGGACCTGGCCGGTCGTGATGAGGGTTTCGACGGCGACCCTGCTGCGGGGGTCCTTGGCGAGCAGCGCGTCGAGGATGGAGTCACTGATCGCGTCACAAATCTTGTCCGGATGACCT comes from the Prauserella marina genome and includes:
- a CDS encoding acyltransferase family protein: MVDTQEVAASSAPAGSPADRQEQAKPKSTRHISWDAIRVLGIVAVLAFHVTFLAPLTLPGLELPPGPLQMDFPFGASILIVISGYFAAMTIGKSTPLRWWFRRLARLLPAFWVAVVFIFGITLLFAPEGLPRPSYGDLVGNLGLVHTLLADVQYIDLSHWTVPVQVAGFTAIGLLAWKAKVRGTAASVVLWLVLLVPLAARYLFMGPGQAPPQWLSMALDGTGLNRAHLLVAGVAIFRWSKGRMSFTQLYLMLGVVLIAHDKHPPGGDSVLAFAVTLVLICVAAYQPVWELPVLQKLARPIQWLAGISYGVYLMHYVVGTVVARRLADLGVPWWGWMPAFAATAVFLGWVLTRCVEQPVFKLLTRRLDTKPVVPATRPRTEARQEKKA
- the metK gene encoding methionine adenosyltransferase gives rise to the protein MTASNRRLFTSESVTEGHPDKICDAISDSILDALLAKDPRSRVAVETLITTGQVHVAGEVTTDAYADIPTIVREKVLEIGYDSSAKGFDGTSCGVNVAIGSQSPDIAQGVDTAYESRLENALDDLDKQGAGDQGLMFGYACSDTPELMPLPIALAHRLSQRLTAVRKEGVLPYLRPDGKTQVTIEYAGEQAVRLDTVVVSSQHAEGIDLDKMLGVDVKEHVVAPVLSGVDLDSGDARLLVNPTGRFVVGGPMGDAGLTGRKIIVDTYGGMARHGGGAFSGKDPSKVDRSAAYAMRWVAKNIVAAGLAGRVEVQVAYAIGKAAPVGLFVETFGTETVDPVKIQAAINEVFDLRPAAIIRDLDLLRPIYTPTSAYGHFGRPELDLPWESTARSGDLRRAVGA